A section of the Rhizomicrobium sp. genome encodes:
- a CDS encoding TetR/AcrR family transcriptional regulator yields the protein MQLLHAIRDLRGDVFRFDVFFELSLESKSGDRPNHSMEQMFSITQKRRRLPPELRRQEMIDAAAALLLKRGTLPLPSDDLRRAAGISKALIYAYFPTQHDLLNTLLKRELQALVAMGICDAVRKMPLHEAALLSALIYFDRIADVGPLAHIILRERYMTGHVSEENRHMRDRIVLALVRAGRRELMLTAKENIAAFNLVIAIPEEAGRLAFVGDMERSGARDLCARLVESSLAALAPAIK from the coding sequence GTGCAGTTGCTACATGCCATTCGGGACCTTCGCGGCGACGTCTTCCGCTTCGACGTCTTTTTTGAATTATCCCTTGAATCCAAATCAGGAGACAGGCCAAACCACTCAATGGAGCAGATGTTTTCGATCACTCAAAAGCGTAGACGATTGCCGCCGGAGCTTCGGCGCCAGGAGATGATCGACGCCGCAGCGGCACTCCTACTGAAGCGGGGTACGCTGCCTTTACCATCAGATGATCTTCGGCGCGCTGCAGGCATAAGTAAGGCGCTCATCTATGCCTACTTTCCGACCCAGCATGATTTGCTCAATACGCTGCTGAAGCGCGAGCTTCAGGCGCTGGTCGCGATGGGCATCTGCGATGCCGTGCGCAAGATGCCCCTTCACGAAGCAGCACTTTTGTCGGCGCTCATCTACTTCGACCGAATTGCCGACGTCGGCCCGCTCGCGCACATCATCCTGCGCGAACGCTATATGACCGGCCATGTGAGCGAAGAAAACCGGCATATGCGAGATCGAATCGTCCTAGCGCTCGTCCGTGCCGGCCGACGTGAGTTGATGTTGACAGCAAAGGAAAACATCGCGGCCTTCAACCTCGTGATTGCGATACCGGAAGAGGCAGGGCGGCTCGCCTTTGTGGGTGATATGGAGCGGAGCGGGGCACGAGACCTATGCGCTCGCCTCGTTGAGAGCAGCCTTGCCGCGCTGGCCCCCGCGATCAAGTAG
- a CDS encoding TonB-dependent receptor codes for MDEGIGEAKVNIRNALLLTAAGMLGQIAPVLAQSAGGGIETVVVTAERRSEDLQNTPVAVSAFTSSDLGAQRIVTGVDLATVVPNMSFQTGLFGKPNFAIRGIGYQLITATGEPGVAIHENGAPVSDSRLAEADFYDVERVEVLRGPQGTLYGRNATGGVVNVITAKPTMDEFSAEATVEGGSYDTFKTKGYVNLPLGDMFALRVAGDFTRHDGYQYNVFNGHDVNGINLWSGRATLSFEPSDKFHASVMFEEFAEDDSSSGDAGNITNACHTDPGPTMVGGVSLTDGNPNNTLIRNYLSFGCTTLQSGHASIYDPGVIGGILNGVGTFGNRIGVVAGFAPGNLFALNPGLKSHYDVNFDPIIPAISSFKRTWNGTSQTTFKSFR; via the coding sequence ATGGACGAGGGCATCGGGGAGGCCAAAGTGAACATCAGGAACGCGTTATTGCTCACGGCTGCCGGAATGCTCGGCCAGATCGCGCCAGTGTTGGCTCAAAGTGCCGGCGGAGGAATCGAAACAGTCGTGGTCACGGCAGAGCGGCGCTCGGAGGATCTGCAGAACACTCCCGTGGCCGTCAGCGCATTTACGTCCAGTGACCTAGGCGCGCAACGCATCGTCACGGGCGTCGACTTAGCGACTGTCGTTCCCAACATGAGTTTTCAGACCGGACTATTCGGCAAGCCGAACTTCGCAATCCGGGGTATCGGCTACCAGCTAATTACGGCGACGGGTGAGCCCGGTGTGGCCATCCACGAAAACGGCGCCCCCGTTTCCGACTCTCGCCTCGCCGAGGCGGACTTTTACGATGTCGAACGTGTTGAGGTTCTGCGCGGCCCGCAGGGTACGCTGTATGGACGCAATGCGACAGGCGGCGTCGTCAACGTCATCACCGCCAAGCCCACGATGGATGAGTTCTCTGCAGAAGCGACTGTGGAGGGAGGCAGTTACGACACCTTCAAGACCAAGGGCTACGTTAATCTCCCGCTCGGCGACATGTTCGCACTGCGAGTTGCTGGCGATTTCACTCGGCATGACGGCTATCAATACAACGTCTTCAACGGTCACGACGTGAATGGAATCAATCTTTGGTCCGGAAGGGCGACGCTTTCCTTCGAGCCGAGCGACAAATTCCATGCTTCGGTGATGTTCGAAGAATTCGCAGAAGACGACAGCAGCAGCGGCGACGCTGGCAACATCACCAATGCGTGTCACACCGACCCCGGCCCCACTATGGTGGGTGGCGTGAGTCTGACGGACGGCAATCCAAATAACACTCTCATTCGAAATTATCTGAGCTTCGGATGTACGACACTTCAGAGCGGTCACGCATCAATCTACGACCCTGGAGTGATCGGCGGCATACTGAACGGCGTGGGAACGTTCGGTAACCGCATTGGCGTGGTCGCCGGCTTTGCGCCAGGAAACCTGTTCGCACTCAATCCTGGATTGAAGAGCCATTATGACGTGAATTTCGATCCGATCATACCCGCAATCAGCTCATTCAAGCGAACGTGGAATGGAACATCACAAACGACCTTCAAGTCGTTTCGTTGA
- a CDS encoding TonB-dependent receptor, whose amino-acid sequence MEWNITNDLQVVSLTTYDRDHSQNGGGGGQISPRANIPFLPYPGMPFSVPQIANGAPLSYYTEGNYDNLSSQEISEELRLVSSFAGPVNFSVGGIYLHNRRQDNVFIFDNADAFYGTSPLFGLNLPIDNNPPSRSDGGHYYYQSVNPVTLDSTAAFGEVYWDATDNIRLTGGLRYTDDRKNFANNDSAANLLSPTGGTSYGQGYVFNPPGGQVADYRALTGRFNVDWRPTVDFTDATLLYASYSRGYKSGGFNPPNIVPESPYAPEYVDAYEIGTKNELLDHTLILNLTGFFYNYKGYQFTQAAGFGTVTSNVDAHIFGTEFESKWSPVTDLLFNAQIGYLNTEIQNGPNANSIDSYNPTQGIPNFYAVKSLSGMCVVNATNFGGVLNLVKAGVLPSSALFDVCDTPALTTGFGLFNGVPAADQGGVPVSIAGNRLPNVPDLTVALGAQYTFHFDGSWDLTPRADYRYRGGIYTDLFNNKDLRVRPYDTVNLTLSLDKPDWGFSMMVYAQNLGVNGTIVGLRSAGGAITGSENYAYISDPPLYGVTLTKHF is encoded by the coding sequence GTGGAATGGAACATCACAAACGACCTTCAAGTCGTTTCGTTGACAACCTATGATCGCGATCATTCCCAAAACGGCGGTGGCGGTGGGCAGATATCGCCTCGCGCGAATATCCCCTTCCTGCCTTATCCCGGAATGCCTTTCAGCGTGCCGCAAATTGCGAATGGTGCGCCGCTTTCGTATTATACGGAGGGCAACTACGACAATCTGTCGTCACAGGAGATCAGTGAGGAACTCCGGCTCGTATCGTCTTTCGCCGGACCCGTAAACTTCAGTGTTGGGGGAATCTATCTCCACAACCGGCGCCAAGACAATGTCTTCATCTTCGACAACGCAGACGCCTTCTACGGGACGAGCCCGCTCTTTGGGTTGAATCTGCCGATCGACAACAATCCGCCCTCTCGTTCAGATGGCGGGCACTACTACTATCAAAGCGTCAATCCTGTGACGCTGGACTCGACCGCCGCGTTCGGCGAGGTCTATTGGGACGCGACCGATAATATCCGGTTGACCGGCGGACTGCGCTACACAGATGACCGGAAAAACTTCGCCAACAATGACAGCGCCGCCAACCTGCTCTCGCCGACCGGCGGCACCAGCTACGGTCAGGGTTACGTATTCAACCCACCGGGTGGGCAGGTTGCCGACTACAGAGCATTGACGGGTCGCTTTAATGTCGACTGGCGTCCCACAGTCGATTTCACCGACGCCACACTGCTCTACGCCTCCTACTCACGAGGCTATAAGTCGGGAGGCTTCAATCCGCCGAATATCGTGCCCGAGAGCCCCTACGCTCCGGAATATGTGGATGCCTACGAGATCGGTACGAAGAACGAACTTCTCGACCACACTCTTATCCTCAATCTCACAGGATTCTTCTATAACTACAAAGGTTACCAATTCACGCAGGCTGCTGGATTCGGGACCGTCACCTCGAACGTCGATGCTCACATCTTCGGCACCGAGTTCGAAAGCAAATGGAGCCCAGTTACCGATCTCTTGTTCAACGCTCAGATTGGTTACCTGAACACTGAGATTCAAAACGGCCCAAATGCGAACTCGATCGATTCCTACAATCCCACTCAGGGCATCCCCAACTTCTACGCAGTCAAGTCGCTATCCGGCATGTGCGTCGTCAATGCGACAAACTTCGGTGGCGTTCTCAATTTGGTCAAAGCCGGCGTCCTTCCATCCTCGGCGCTGTTCGATGTTTGCGATACGCCAGCGTTAACGACCGGTTTCGGACTCTTCAACGGTGTTCCAGCTGCCGATCAGGGCGGCGTTCCGGTCAGCATTGCGGGCAATCGCTTGCCGAACGTGCCGGATTTGACCGTCGCGTTGGGTGCTCAATATACGTTCCATTTCGATGGTTCGTGGGACTTGACGCCACGCGCCGACTATCGCTACCGGGGCGGCATTTACACAGACCTTTTCAACAACAAGGATCTGCGCGTGAGGCCCTACGACACCGTCAACCTGACGCTGTCGCTGGACAAGCCCGACTGGGGATTCAGCATGATGGTCTACGCCCAAAACCTCGGAGTGAACGGCACGATCGTCGGCTTGCGATCGGCCGGAGGCGCGATCACGGGCAGCGAGAATTACGCGTACATCAGCGATCCGCCGCTCTATGGCGTCACACTCACCAAGCACTTCTGA
- a CDS encoding TetR/AcrR family transcriptional regulator, translating to MPLAPSGVEEIITIAPGQAHSRRRSAPLSREVRRNQLIDVAGQIIAREGLHAASMKRLAREVGISEAQAHNYFSRRDDLLLAVAKREFAAMDAAQQSVLERAHDRLTRVTLSTVAYLRQVSNRGVLMQILLNDPGVRAGLRSDREARSSSESERLSGIMEERYGVPRDVAHGTTRILFAVSRRAGRLLAEGKIPLDLAEWLSVAIITAGNRSVAGRLRAQS from the coding sequence ATGCCGCTGGCGCCCTCCGGCGTGGAGGAGATCATCACCATCGCGCCGGGCCAGGCACATTCGCGCCGCCGCAGTGCCCCGCTGTCGCGTGAAGTACGACGGAACCAGTTGATCGACGTCGCGGGACAGATCATTGCCCGTGAGGGCTTGCATGCGGCCTCCATGAAGCGCTTGGCGCGTGAGGTGGGGATCAGCGAGGCCCAAGCACACAATTATTTTAGCCGCCGAGACGACTTGTTACTCGCGGTTGCCAAGCGGGAGTTCGCCGCGATGGACGCTGCCCAGCAATCCGTGCTGGAGCGTGCTCATGATCGACTCACGCGCGTGACGTTGTCTACGGTCGCCTATTTGCGGCAGGTTTCGAACCGCGGTGTTTTGATGCAGATCCTTTTGAACGATCCCGGTGTCCGTGCTGGCCTCCGAAGCGATCGCGAGGCACGGTCCTCCAGCGAAAGCGAGAGGTTGTCAGGGATCATGGAAGAGCGATACGGCGTGCCACGGGACGTCGCGCATGGCACTACGAGGATTCTCTTTGCTGTATCGCGACGAGCCGGCAGGTTGCTCGCTGAGGGGAAAATCCCACTCGATTTGGCCGAGTGGCTCAGCGTTGCCATCATCACTGCCGGCAACCGTAGCGTTGCCGGCCGGTTGCGGGCCCAATCCTAA
- a CDS encoding acetyl-CoA C-acyltransferase, with product MREAVIVSYARSGLAKSGRGGFNITPTMTTGAHAVRHAVDRAGVEKGEIEDCFMGNVASASGALGRAVALLAGLPVSTGGVTVNRFCSSGLQAIAMAAQYIVEGGANCVVAGGTESLSFRPAAPPSGDRKSSEPRNEDAKLTQMYPAFHMPMIDTADVVAERYKISREYQDRYSYESQMRMAAAQKAEKFKDEIVPLKTKMRKVNKESGEEIVVDYTVDRDECNRSDTTFDGLAKLEPVRGAGKFITAGNASQLSDGAAAVVLMEAKEAERRGFQPLGAFRGFVVAGCEPDEMGIGPVFAVPRLLERHGLKVGDIDLWELNEAFASQCLYCRDRLGIDPEKYNVNGGSIAIGHPFGMTGARLTGHILQEARRRGNARYGVVTMCIGSGQGAAGLFEAYN from the coding sequence ATGCGTGAAGCCGTGATCGTTTCATATGCTCGTAGCGGGCTCGCCAAATCGGGCCGCGGAGGTTTCAATATCACACCTACCATGACGACAGGCGCGCATGCCGTGCGTCATGCCGTAGACCGGGCCGGCGTGGAAAAGGGTGAGATCGAGGATTGCTTCATGGGCAATGTGGCCTCTGCCAGTGGCGCTCTCGGCCGAGCGGTAGCGCTGCTTGCTGGGCTGCCGGTGAGCACGGGTGGCGTTACCGTCAATCGGTTCTGCTCGTCCGGGCTCCAGGCGATCGCGATGGCTGCGCAGTACATCGTGGAAGGCGGCGCCAATTGCGTGGTCGCCGGCGGCACCGAGTCGCTCAGCTTCCGACCTGCCGCGCCGCCGTCGGGCGACAGGAAATCGAGCGAGCCGCGAAACGAGGACGCAAAGCTGACGCAAATGTATCCCGCCTTTCATATGCCGATGATCGACACGGCTGATGTGGTTGCCGAGCGATACAAGATCAGCCGCGAATACCAAGATCGGTATTCTTATGAATCCCAGATGCGAATGGCCGCCGCACAAAAGGCAGAAAAGTTCAAGGATGAGATCGTTCCGCTCAAGACCAAAATGCGGAAGGTCAATAAGGAGAGCGGCGAAGAGATTGTCGTCGACTACACAGTGGACCGTGATGAATGCAACCGTTCCGACACGACGTTCGATGGCCTTGCCAAGCTGGAGCCTGTGCGCGGCGCCGGAAAATTCATCACTGCCGGAAATGCCAGCCAACTCTCCGACGGCGCCGCAGCCGTCGTCCTTATGGAGGCCAAGGAAGCCGAGCGACGTGGATTTCAGCCGCTGGGCGCATTCCGCGGCTTCGTGGTTGCTGGCTGCGAGCCGGACGAGATGGGAATCGGCCCGGTCTTTGCGGTGCCGCGGCTCTTGGAACGGCACGGCCTGAAAGTCGGCGATATCGACTTATGGGAGCTGAACGAAGCCTTTGCGTCGCAATGCCTCTATTGCCGGGACAGGCTGGGCATCGACCCTGAGAAGTACAACGTCAACGGCGGCTCCATCGCAATCGGCCATCCCTTCGGTATGACGGGCGCCCGGCTGACCGGCCATATCCTTCAGGAAGCGCGCCGCCGCGGCAACGCAAGATATGGAGTGGTCACGATGTGCATCGGCTCAGGCCAGGGCGCGGCGGGACTGTTCGAAGCCTATAACTGA
- a CDS encoding MFS transporter, whose product MARIEGGTDKQEERLPAHIIASFGSVGLPLAAFLIVFGVYLPRYFVALGLPFATVGGAIAMVRLLDIGVDPIIGYFMDQTRTSMGRYRPWLLAATPVLMIGIFMLTMPQASISMSYLMLWLLVSYAGFSVLMLGSAAWGAVLALSYHERSRLYGLTQSMAVLGTVLLLLLPAFTHGVVVPGKVASMPVIGWIMIVSIPVVVALCLAVVPERIAPAKERPRFRLADYRAAVFRPSMARIAISNILISLGAAATGPIYIYFFKDVKGFTIADTSFLLIFYVGAGFFGAPFWGRLARRFGKHQALQAACVAYAISQAILMILPRVWPGHTLAAALPTAAAMFAVGFASSSFLLLMRAMVADVVDEVRLATGQDLTSQLYAVVTTIEKTGAAIAVAIIFPILQLAGYDGRENAVNTPHAIFALQMCYLFAPIVLVLVGATVFFGYRLDSKRHDEIRLALEERDTAAALEAISGPLPEAAQV is encoded by the coding sequence ATGGCAAGGATTGAAGGCGGCACGGACAAGCAAGAAGAACGATTGCCTGCTCACATCATCGCCTCGTTCGGAAGCGTGGGCTTGCCACTGGCGGCTTTCCTCATCGTATTCGGCGTCTATCTGCCAAGATATTTCGTCGCGCTTGGACTGCCCTTCGCGACGGTCGGAGGCGCGATCGCAATGGTGCGCTTGTTGGATATCGGCGTCGATCCGATAATCGGCTATTTCATGGATCAAACCCGTACGAGCATGGGGCGGTATCGGCCATGGCTGCTCGCCGCGACGCCGGTTCTGATGATCGGAATATTCATGCTGACGATGCCGCAGGCGTCGATCAGCATGAGCTATCTGATGCTCTGGCTGCTGGTGAGCTATGCGGGGTTCTCGGTGCTCATGCTGGGTTCGGCTGCCTGGGGTGCTGTGCTCGCACTGTCGTATCACGAGAGATCGAGGCTTTACGGATTGACCCAGAGTATGGCCGTGCTGGGAACGGTCCTCCTTCTGCTTCTTCCGGCATTTACGCATGGCGTCGTCGTGCCGGGAAAAGTGGCCAGCATGCCGGTTATCGGCTGGATCATGATCGTTTCGATCCCGGTGGTCGTTGCGCTCTGCTTGGCCGTGGTGCCTGAGCGTATAGCCCCCGCGAAGGAGAGGCCCCGTTTTCGGCTGGCCGATTATCGCGCGGCCGTTTTTCGTCCCTCTATGGCGCGCATTGCGATCTCCAACATCCTGATTAGCCTTGGCGCGGCCGCGACGGGCCCGATCTACATCTACTTTTTCAAGGACGTTAAGGGCTTTACTATTGCGGACACGAGCTTCCTGCTCATTTTTTACGTCGGTGCAGGATTCTTCGGCGCTCCATTCTGGGGACGCCTCGCGCGGCGCTTCGGCAAGCACCAGGCGCTTCAGGCCGCATGTGTCGCATACGCCATCTCGCAGGCGATCCTCATGATCCTGCCCCGGGTTTGGCCGGGCCACACGCTGGCGGCAGCCCTGCCCACCGCGGCAGCAATGTTCGCCGTGGGCTTCGCCTCCAGCTCCTTTCTGCTCCTGATGCGCGCGATGGTGGCCGACGTAGTCGATGAGGTTCGCCTTGCGACGGGACAGGATCTCACGAGCCAGCTCTACGCCGTCGTCACCACGATCGAGAAGACCGGGGCGGCCATCGCTGTTGCGATCATTTTCCCGATTCTGCAGCTGGCAGGCTATGACGGACGCGAAAATGCCGTGAACACGCCGCACGCCATTTTTGCTCTGCAGATGTGCTATCTGTTTGCGCCCATCGTTCTGGTCCTTGTCGGCGCGACGGTATTCTTCGGATACAGGCTCGACTCCAAGCGGCATGACGAGATCCGGCTGGCGCTCGAGGAGCGTGACACCGCAGCCGCTCTCGAGGCGATTTCAGGACCGCTTCCGGAGGCGGCTCAAGTCTAG
- a CDS encoding helix-turn-helix domain-containing protein, translating into MKLAAGERSDRPSKRLGLLRISRPQKGSRRRFSQAERSATTRTKVIEGAIRCLNKYGYAATTVAMVSKESGVSRGGMLHQFPTKVDIMLAVVAFASGAGEQSQPDVVETIADPRRVLMRLTDDVWRAITLPASMAKLEIVIAARSDRTLAAKLPELYVRIEQRRRAYVWAIAKAAGIRDKKKIDAMVTLHVAAMRGLAIEQMITRDDATVQQAISLLKRYKEGLISDLLA; encoded by the coding sequence ATGAAGCTTGCCGCTGGCGAACGCAGCGACCGGCCGTCGAAACGTCTGGGTTTGTTGCGGATATCGCGTCCGCAAAAGGGATCCCGAAGGCGTTTCAGCCAGGCCGAGCGTAGTGCGACCACGCGGACCAAGGTCATCGAAGGTGCGATCCGCTGCCTCAACAAATATGGTTATGCTGCGACGACAGTTGCCATGGTCTCGAAGGAATCGGGCGTCAGCCGGGGCGGCATGCTCCATCAGTTCCCGACCAAAGTGGATATCATGCTGGCGGTCGTCGCGTTCGCGAGCGGCGCCGGCGAACAATCGCAGCCCGACGTAGTGGAAACGATTGCCGACCCGCGCCGTGTCCTCATGCGGCTGACGGACGATGTGTGGCGGGCTATTACGCTGCCAGCCTCCATGGCGAAACTGGAAATCGTCATCGCGGCGCGTAGCGACAGGACCTTGGCTGCCAAACTTCCCGAACTGTACGTGAGGATCGAGCAGAGGCGGCGCGCCTATGTCTGGGCTATCGCAAAGGCTGCCGGCATCCGGGACAAGAAGAAGATCGATGCCATGGTCACTTTGCATGTTGCGGCCATGAGGGGGCTTGCAATCGAGCAAATGATCACGCGGGACGACGCGACCGTGCAGCAAGCCATTAGCCTGCTGAAACGCTACAAAGAAGGTCTGATCAGCGACCTTCTTGCGTAG
- a CDS encoding cytochrome P450: protein MNIAVKADTYAKESDVQNIPLAEINPGKTDRFQDDTIWPMFERVRREDPVHFTPDSEYGPYWSITRWDDIMTVDTNHEAFSSAGGITLVNKKAMEAQEAALKALGVEPRRRAGAGFITMDEPEHSVHRKAVSPTVAPPNIAKMSATVRERAGQILDTLPIGQPFDWVDLVSKELTAMTLATLFDFPFEERRKLPYWSDMMMNQPGHGPVESWMQKAQVMMECFGKFDSLWDERLNAEPGIDLISMLIHHPETRAMSREQYHGTVVLLIVGGNDTTRNTISGSVYALNKFPSEYDKLRANPGLIPSMVSETIRFQTPLAHMARVATRDFELGGKTIKAGERVVMWYISGNRDEAMVENPNAYIVDRERPRQHLSFGFGVHRCVGNRVAEMQLTIIWEEILKRFPKIELAGEPVRSFSSFVHGFESMPVVIPARV, encoded by the coding sequence ATGAACATCGCCGTCAAAGCCGACACCTACGCGAAGGAAAGCGACGTGCAGAATATCCCGCTTGCCGAGATCAATCCCGGCAAGACGGACCGTTTTCAGGACGATACGATTTGGCCGATGTTCGAGCGGGTGCGGCGCGAGGATCCGGTGCACTTCACGCCCGACAGCGAATACGGACCCTATTGGTCGATCACACGCTGGGACGACATCATGACGGTCGACACCAACCACGAGGCTTTCTCCTCGGCGGGGGGCATTACTCTCGTTAACAAAAAGGCCATGGAGGCGCAGGAAGCCGCGCTCAAGGCATTGGGCGTGGAGCCCCGCCGCCGCGCCGGGGCGGGCTTCATCACCATGGACGAGCCCGAACACAGTGTGCACCGGAAGGCCGTGAGCCCGACCGTCGCGCCGCCGAACATCGCGAAGATGTCGGCCACAGTTCGCGAACGCGCGGGCCAGATCCTTGATACGCTTCCCATCGGCCAGCCATTCGACTGGGTCGACCTCGTCTCGAAGGAGCTGACGGCGATGACGCTGGCGACGCTCTTCGACTTTCCTTTCGAAGAGAGGCGGAAGCTGCCCTACTGGTCCGACATGATGATGAACCAACCCGGTCACGGCCCGGTCGAGAGCTGGATGCAGAAGGCCCAGGTCATGATGGAGTGCTTCGGCAAGTTCGATTCGCTCTGGGACGAGCGGTTGAACGCCGAACCGGGCATCGATCTGATCTCCATGCTGATCCATCATCCCGAGACCCGGGCGATGTCACGTGAGCAATACCACGGCACGGTGGTACTCCTGATCGTCGGGGGCAACGACACGACCCGCAACACGATTTCGGGCAGCGTCTATGCGCTTAACAAGTTCCCATCTGAATATGACAAGCTGCGCGCCAATCCCGGCCTGATTCCGTCGATGGTCTCGGAAACCATCCGGTTTCAGACGCCGCTTGCCCACATGGCACGAGTCGCAACCCGCGATTTCGAGCTCGGCGGAAAGACGATCAAGGCGGGCGAGCGGGTCGTCATGTGGTACATCTCGGGCAATCGCGACGAGGCGATGGTCGAGAACCCGAACGCCTACATCGTCGATCGCGAGCGGCCGCGGCAACATCTTTCCTTCGGATTCGGCGTTCACCGCTGCGTGGGCAATCGCGTCGCCGAGATGCAGCTCACGATCATCTGGGAAGAGATTCTGAAGCGCTTCCCCAAGATCGAGCTTGCAGGCGAACCGGTGCGCAGCTTTTCCTCCTTTGTGCATGGGTTCGAGAGCATGCCAGTCGTCATTCCGGCCCGGGTCTGA
- a CDS encoding SDR family NAD(P)-dependent oxidoreductase, with amino-acid sequence MGALDGKVVIVTGGGNGIGRECALIAAREGAKVLVNDLGGGLAGGDEGSIGPAASVCEEIRKAGGEAAFNTESVTSLSAVRDMMEQALDTLGGLHAVINPAGILRDGMFHKMGEEDWDRVIDVHLRGSFNVCRATIEHFRDQQDGAYVLFTSTSGLIGNIGQANYGAAKMGIAGFSRILALEGASRNVRCNCIAPVAWTRMTQSVPVKDDAQAARRQQMAQTIRADQPARLAVALASGAAKGVSGQIFGAAGERLMLYSQPRPIETLTSDTGWTVSSILTEALPAMSQKFVSMSRG; translated from the coding sequence ATGGGCGCGCTGGACGGCAAGGTGGTGATTGTCACGGGCGGCGGCAATGGCATTGGGCGCGAGTGCGCGCTGATTGCGGCACGCGAGGGTGCGAAGGTTCTGGTCAATGATTTGGGCGGTGGCCTTGCGGGAGGAGACGAGGGCTCCATTGGGCCGGCCGCCTCGGTGTGCGAGGAGATCCGAAAGGCCGGCGGAGAGGCCGCGTTCAATACCGAAAGCGTAACCTCGCTTTCTGCGGTTCGCGACATGATGGAGCAGGCGCTCGATACCCTTGGCGGGCTGCACGCCGTGATCAATCCTGCGGGCATTTTGCGCGACGGCATGTTTCACAAGATGGGGGAGGAGGACTGGGACCGTGTGATCGATGTCCATCTCAGGGGTTCGTTCAACGTCTGCCGCGCCACAATTGAGCATTTCCGCGATCAGCAGGACGGCGCTTATGTGCTGTTCACTTCGACATCGGGGCTGATCGGCAATATCGGCCAGGCGAACTATGGCGCAGCCAAGATGGGCATCGCCGGATTTTCGCGCATTCTGGCGCTGGAGGGCGCGAGCCGAAACGTGCGCTGCAACTGCATTGCGCCGGTTGCCTGGACGCGCATGACACAGTCGGTCCCGGTGAAGGACGACGCTCAGGCGGCGCGGCGACAACAGATGGCACAGACCATCCGCGCCGACCAGCCCGCGCGTCTGGCGGTCGCTCTCGCAAGCGGCGCGGCGAAAGGTGTCTCCGGCCAGATATTTGGCGCAGCGGGCGAGAGGCTGATGCTTTACAGCCAGCCGCGCCCGATCGAGACGCTGACAAGCGACACGGGCTGGACGGTGAGCAGCATTCTGACCGAGGCGCTGCCGGCCATGAGCCAGAAGTTCGTCTCGATGTCGCGGGGATGA
- a CDS encoding acyl-CoA thioesterase II, with product MQPVLTRLQTRRLDVDRFEAPPIPVMIGTRLFGGQVVAQSLDAAYSTVEDRVCHSLHGYFVRAGDPARPLRFEVERIRDGGSFATRRVTARQEEKEIFVLLASFHGVESGPSHQEPMPDAPPPSEILLLHVPRSPASGPAAIVDMLQVDPRPDPRSVMPPRKSVWIRAGDCMGAQLDRHHVALAFASDMNLLETAMRPHGLFWSTEGLLATSLDHAVWFHRPFDFSQWLLFVQDSPTAHGGRCFVRGAVYAANGDHVATVAQEGLLRMREAADRR from the coding sequence ATGCAGCCTGTCCTCACTCGCCTTCAAACCAGACGCCTTGACGTCGATCGGTTCGAAGCGCCGCCGATACCCGTCATGATCGGCACGCGACTATTCGGCGGCCAGGTTGTCGCGCAGTCGCTGGACGCAGCCTATTCCACGGTCGAGGATCGGGTCTGCCATTCGTTGCACGGCTATTTTGTGCGCGCGGGGGATCCTGCGCGTCCCTTGCGCTTCGAGGTCGAGCGCATTCGTGACGGCGGGAGTTTTGCCACGCGGCGCGTGACAGCCCGCCAGGAAGAAAAGGAAATTTTCGTTCTTCTCGCCTCTTTCCACGGGGTCGAGAGCGGTCCATCTCATCAGGAACCGATGCCCGATGCGCCGCCGCCGAGTGAGATCCTTCTGCTTCATGTCCCAAGAAGCCCAGCTTCGGGGCCCGCCGCGATCGTTGACATGCTGCAGGTCGATCCGCGGCCGGATCCGCGATCGGTCATGCCTCCGCGAAAGAGCGTTTGGATCCGCGCGGGCGATTGTATGGGTGCACAGTTGGACCGTCACCATGTCGCGCTTGCCTTCGCCTCGGACATGAACCTCCTCGAGACCGCCATGCGTCCCCATGGCCTGTTTTGGTCGACCGAGGGTCTGCTTGCAACCAGTTTGGACCACGCTGTTTGGTTTCATCGGCCGTTCGACTTCTCTCAGTGGCTTTTGTTCGTCCAGGACAGCCCGACGGCGCACGGTGGCAGATGCTTCGTCCGGGGGGCGGTCTATGCGGCGAACGGGGATCATGTCGCGACAGTGGCCCAAGAAGGGCTGCTGCGAATGCGCGAGGCCGCCGATCGGCGGTAA